One genomic window of Sphingobacterium oryzagri includes the following:
- a CDS encoding polysaccharide pyruvyl transferase family protein: MFRNIYKFLINNFRVVTKFQLWRFRNAYPVKVINDNFLAGNPTVHFLHRYLTTNTGDRACGYYQYFLPEFENYKCVVHDINNVKFHLINSEDIVIIGGGGLLNATAEWNYSIDKAAKIAGKAVIWSAGFNSKVGKKMRITIDWTKFDLISVRDFSYEDFRYVPCATCVMPSLQKVYDVKRKIGIVAHKDVLHHLPEGMTDYEMITNSVSLEDFVAFIGSSEIVLTNSYHAAYWSSLLKKKCVLFAPRSEKYDFYKYPPTLFSGNLLADINSASIYPNALNEAKQLTLDYVKDIKRLLETEANKS, translated from the coding sequence ATGTTTAGAAATATATATAAATTTTTGATCAATAACTTTCGGGTTGTTACAAAGTTCCAATTGTGGAGATTCAGAAATGCATATCCTGTAAAAGTAATAAATGATAATTTTCTTGCAGGTAATCCTACTGTCCACTTTCTACATCGGTATTTGACAACAAATACAGGAGACCGAGCATGCGGATATTACCAATATTTTCTCCCAGAATTTGAAAATTATAAGTGTGTTGTTCACGATATCAATAATGTTAAGTTTCATTTAATCAACTCTGAAGATATAGTAATTATCGGTGGGGGCGGCCTACTCAATGCCACCGCAGAATGGAATTATAGTATCGATAAAGCAGCAAAGATTGCTGGAAAAGCTGTTATATGGTCTGCCGGATTTAACTCAAAGGTTGGGAAGAAAATGAGAATAACCATTGATTGGACCAAATTTGACTTAATATCGGTTCGTGATTTTTCTTACGAGGATTTTAGGTACGTTCCCTGTGCGACATGTGTTATGCCTAGCTTGCAAAAGGTTTATGACGTGAAGAGAAAGATTGGTATAGTTGCTCATAAAGATGTTTTGCATCATTTGCCGGAAGGAATGACTGATTATGAAATGATTACTAACAGTGTTTCTCTTGAAGATTTTGTAGCATTTATAGGAAGTTCCGAAATTGTACTCACCAATAGTTATCATGCCGCCTATTGGTCCTCTTTGTTGAAGAAAAAATGTGTTCTCTTTGCTCCGAGATCGGAAAAGTATGACTTCTATAAATATCCGCCAACATTATTCTCGGGAAATTTGCTAGCAGATATAAATAGCGCTTCGATTTATCCAAATGCTTTAAATGAAGCGAAGCAACTCACCTTAGACTACGTTAAAGATATCAAGAGACTTCTCGAAACAGAAGCGAATAAAAGTTAA
- a CDS encoding CgeB family protein, with amino-acid sequence MKVLSVGTMVGLSNTCLHRHWALEKIADEIYVVNTRSEKTSFFYKIANYLFQKGIPIRLPDDCNANQEIRNIIDQSGKEAFDVLWIDKGITINPDTLAHVRRLSPKTKIVSYSPDNMALKHNQSQNYLKCVPLYDVHFTTKSYILEDLKKLGAVRVEFTTKHYEQTFHYERDLAKEEMDRLGGDVGFIGAWEKERCESILYLVNNGIKVKVYGDGKWNDYKNIENLEIKPGVYSEDYSKALQSFKISLCFLRKMNHDLQTSRTMEIPACGGFMLAERTIEHLELFEEGEEAEYFSSNEELLEKCRYYLINDDKRRSIAKGGKNRCATSGYSNEESIRRMLKIVLNEKV; translated from the coding sequence ATGAAAGTATTGTCTGTAGGAACTATGGTTGGATTATCTAATACTTGTCTACACCGTCATTGGGCATTGGAAAAGATTGCTGATGAGATTTATGTGGTTAATACACGCTCGGAGAAAACTTCATTCTTTTATAAAATTGCTAATTATTTATTTCAAAAAGGAATTCCAATCCGTTTGCCTGATGATTGCAATGCAAATCAAGAGATAAGGAACATAATTGATCAGAGCGGTAAGGAAGCGTTTGATGTGCTATGGATCGATAAAGGAATAACCATTAATCCTGATACTTTAGCACATGTAAGAAGATTGTCGCCTAAAACTAAGATCGTTAGTTATTCACCGGACAATATGGCCCTTAAACACAATCAAAGCCAAAATTATTTAAAGTGTGTGCCACTTTACGATGTACACTTTACTACAAAATCATACATTTTAGAAGACTTGAAAAAACTCGGAGCCGTTCGCGTTGAATTTACCACTAAACATTATGAGCAGACATTCCATTACGAACGGGATCTCGCTAAAGAAGAAATGGACCGTTTAGGTGGAGACGTCGGTTTTATCGGAGCATGGGAAAAAGAACGTTGCGAAAGTATCTTGTATTTGGTAAATAATGGTATAAAAGTGAAGGTCTATGGTGATGGGAAATGGAATGATTATAAAAATATCGAAAATTTGGAGATTAAGCCTGGAGTTTATTCTGAAGATTATTCTAAGGCACTCCAATCATTTAAGATATCGTTATGTTTCTTACGTAAAATGAATCATGATTTGCAAACGTCGCGTACTATGGAAATTCCTGCCTGCGGAGGCTTTATGTTGGCGGAGCGAACGATAGAACATTTGGAATTGTTTGAGGAGGGAGAAGAAGCAGAGTACTTTTCTTCAAATGAAGAGTTACTAGAGAAATGTAGGTATTATTTGATAAATGACGATAAAAGACGAAGTATCGCCAAAGGTGGAAAAAATCGTTGTGCTACATCAGGATATTCAAATGAAGAATCAATTAGGCGTATGCTTAAAATAGTTTTAAATGAGAAGGTATAA
- a CDS encoding glycosyltransferase — MKVCYIYREKERKAHSIELLFDTISREVRASGIQVEKWYKPLSNLKAILSLRRLNADIYHITGDCYYLSLFLPWNRTVMTVHDIGMYKNHPKTLKRRFFAFVSFVLPMRLLNFCTAISELTKGDLVDILGVNPNKILVIPNPLVHPIAFTPKDFNTECPTILQIGTGNHKNLIGLIESVKNLPCKLDIVGKPSDYLIKLMDDYGIVYSLSSNITNEQILEKYRMCDIVYFASLSEGFGLPILEAQGIGRPVITSDMEPMRSICGGGGVLVDPLNYETIRAAIEMLTSNVSLREQLLQIGLKNVEKYKVKDIVNQYLNLYNNLKHEKHSFSN, encoded by the coding sequence ATGAAAGTGTGCTACATATATAGGGAGAAGGAGCGAAAAGCGCATAGTATCGAGTTACTATTCGATACTATTTCGCGAGAAGTTCGGGCAAGTGGAATTCAGGTTGAAAAATGGTATAAACCACTTTCCAATTTAAAAGCGATTCTCTCCTTGAGAAGATTGAATGCCGACATTTATCATATAACTGGAGATTGTTATTACCTGTCATTATTTCTTCCGTGGAATAGGACTGTTATGACAGTTCACGATATTGGAATGTATAAAAATCATCCGAAAACGCTAAAAAGACGGTTTTTTGCATTTGTTTCATTTGTTCTACCCATGAGACTGCTTAACTTTTGTACTGCTATTAGTGAATTGACGAAAGGTGATTTGGTTGATATTTTAGGTGTCAATCCGAATAAAATCCTTGTTATCCCCAATCCATTAGTACATCCCATAGCATTTACACCTAAAGATTTTAACACGGAATGCCCAACAATATTACAGATTGGTACCGGAAATCACAAAAACCTGATTGGACTAATCGAATCTGTAAAAAATCTACCGTGTAAATTGGATATTGTAGGTAAGCCTTCGGATTATTTAATCAAATTGATGGATGATTATGGCATCGTTTACAGTCTCAGTTCGAATATAACAAATGAACAAATTTTGGAAAAATATCGGATGTGTGACATCGTTTATTTTGCTTCTCTTTCCGAGGGATTCGGACTTCCAATATTGGAAGCCCAGGGAATTGGTAGGCCTGTCATTACAAGCGATATGGAGCCCATGCGATCAATTTGTGGAGGGGGAGGCGTGCTCGTAGACCCGTTAAACTATGAGACAATTAGAGCGGCAATCGAAATGTTAACGTCTAATGTTTCTCTGCGAGAGCAACTCCTTCAAATAGGTTTAAAAAACGTTGAGAAATATAAGGTAAAAGACATCGTAAATCAATACTTGAATTTATACAATAATTTAAAACATGAAAAGCATAGTTTTAGTAACTAA
- a CDS encoding glycosyltransferase family 4 protein: MKSIVLVTNHLTPYRRKFYDDFYEACRDIGITFTVLLMTKREPKRNWDYDSLRVNYAVLMKDIHITFPINNHLNLEVNKQLEKLNPDLVLMAGSYMYLTNWLVLFKKAKRNYPVIYWNEAHFEEKRDYGFTILKVRDLIRNTIFPRFDGFWFSGSLSKKFVNYYGRKEAKNYLLPNFVDNDLYTQTRSRSKEDRITIRKNLNIPIESKIAFIPARLSKEKGIDLFLRILKECKLPNNLVFLIAGTGDYEDVIADAINNFDVDARLLGFQKQPQMLDLYSIADFFVLPSLSDPNPLTCIEALWCGLPLLVTVHVGNNPEVISEGVNGYVIDYSQKDASTLKIEQFFNANNDWLETAAKTSVSIAEHYYDPKLRIPQVLKQMKTDFA, encoded by the coding sequence ATGAAAAGCATAGTTTTAGTAACTAATCACCTCACACCATACCGAAGGAAATTCTATGATGATTTTTATGAGGCATGTCGTGATATAGGAATAACGTTTACGGTTTTATTGATGACCAAACGTGAACCTAAGCGAAATTGGGACTATGATAGTCTTCGTGTGAATTACGCAGTGTTAATGAAAGACATTCACATTACCTTTCCGATAAATAACCATTTAAATTTGGAGGTTAATAAACAGTTAGAAAAGCTAAATCCAGATTTAGTGCTTATGGCGGGAAGCTATATGTATCTAACAAATTGGCTCGTTTTGTTCAAAAAAGCAAAACGAAATTATCCGGTAATATACTGGAATGAGGCTCACTTTGAAGAGAAAAGAGATTACGGTTTTACTATTTTAAAGGTTAGGGATTTAATTAGAAATACTATTTTTCCTCGGTTTGACGGCTTTTGGTTTAGTGGCAGTCTATCAAAGAAGTTTGTAAACTATTATGGCCGAAAGGAAGCGAAAAATTATCTTTTACCAAACTTTGTGGATAATGACTTATATACGCAAACAAGAAGCCGATCGAAAGAAGATCGGATTACAATAAGAAAGAATCTAAATATTCCTATTGAATCTAAAATTGCTTTTATACCAGCAAGACTTTCTAAAGAAAAAGGTATCGATTTATTTTTGCGTATTTTAAAAGAATGTAAACTGCCCAATAATTTAGTTTTTTTAATTGCGGGAACAGGAGACTACGAAGATGTAATCGCTGATGCGATTAATAATTTTGACGTTGATGCGAGATTACTCGGCTTCCAAAAACAACCTCAAATGTTGGATTTATACAGCATAGCTGATTTTTTTGTCCTTCCCTCGTTGTCTGATCCTAATCCATTGACCTGTATAGAAGCGTTATGGTGTGGTCTACCTCTTTTGGTTACTGTCCATGTTGGAAACAATCCTGAGGTAATTAGTGAAGGCGTTAATGGTTACGTCATAGATTACAGTCAAAAGGACGCAAGCACGTTAAAGATTGAACAGTTTTTTAACGCCAATAATGACTGGCTTGAAACTGCAGCCAAGACTTCGGTTTCTATAGCAGAACACTACTACGATCCGAAATTAAGAATACCTCAGGTATTAAAACAAATGAAAACAGATTTTGCCTAA
- a CDS encoding acyltransferase family protein, producing the protein MFFIILAHSGYVPALIDRFYNSFFLSGFFMLSGYLFHNPEKPFSLTIKLKKIIDTLVIPYLLYWIISFSIDSMLKGDFLFMKELLIHILKGDKLWFMSVLIVSEIFLAIVLSSKYVHLSLLLFSVASLILWHFFKDYDLIWFLQVSFIANVFLVMGYFFRLYNRLFLDIVHRNVYFGPIALLWLICFGIHNYYGFKITFNGNSFGNIFYFIVYALTGSLLVYKVSYKISDITVARIFFVFIGINSLLFYFFQNQILRILKKIFFSFTMEKNYFLPFLIAFLVIAILYYPIKLVNRYFPILTGKSKLFTKW; encoded by the coding sequence ATGTTCTTTATAATATTGGCTCATTCTGGATATGTTCCTGCTTTGATCGATAGGTTCTACAATTCTTTTTTCTTATCTGGTTTTTTTATGTTATCGGGGTATTTGTTTCACAATCCGGAAAAGCCTTTTTCTTTAACCATAAAATTGAAAAAAATAATAGACACGTTGGTAATTCCTTACCTGCTCTACTGGATTATCAGTTTTTCTATCGATTCAATGCTGAAGGGAGATTTTTTGTTCATGAAAGAGCTGCTTATACACATCTTGAAAGGCGACAAATTGTGGTTTATGTCTGTGTTAATCGTTTCGGAGATTTTTTTAGCGATAGTTTTATCCAGTAAATATGTGCATTTATCATTACTTCTCTTTTCTGTAGCTTCCCTCATCCTATGGCATTTTTTTAAAGATTATGATTTGATATGGTTTCTGCAGGTATCATTTATTGCCAACGTATTTTTGGTAATGGGTTATTTTTTTCGATTGTACAATAGGTTGTTTTTAGATATTGTACATAGGAATGTATATTTTGGTCCAATAGCACTCTTGTGGCTAATTTGCTTTGGTATTCATAATTACTACGGTTTCAAGATAACATTCAATGGCAATTCATTTGGCAATATATTTTATTTTATTGTCTACGCTTTGACAGGTTCATTATTGGTTTACAAAGTATCATACAAAATCAGCGATATTACCGTTGCTCGGATATTTTTCGTTTTTATAGGAATCAATTCTTTACTGTTTTATTTTTTCCAAAACCAAATTTTAAGAATATTGAAAAAAATATTTTTTTCATTTACTATGGAAAAAAACTATTTCTTACCATTCTTAATTGCTTTTTTGGTGATCGCTATATTGTACTATCCAATCAAACTCGTTAATAGATACTTCCCCATTTTGACAGGGAAATCGAAATTATTCACAAAATGGTAA
- a CDS encoding glycosyltransferase has protein sequence MKILRVIPSMDPRHGGPNQGIRNSIPALQQLGVENEVVCMDDPSEPFLQNVSFVIHAIGKSKTGWAYNSTLSSWLKNYIADYDVVIVHGLWLYHSFLTIRIAGKLKGKKPKIYVMPHGMLDPWFQKDKSRRFKSLRNEIYWNLIEKHVVNNADGLFFTCEQELLLARETFKGYNPKKELNVGYGIQAPPEYMEKFVQTVAGNPYWLFLSRIHEKKGVDLLIGAYKQLKERNPDIPDLVIAGPLESSYAKNIVGMAGGDNKIHFPGLLQGNDKWAAFYGAEVFILPSHQENFGIAVVEALACGVPVLISNQVNIWREIENGGGGIIAEDTLKGTYTAMEKWLNYSLAEKNRFKLSAREVFSENFSIGNAANKMTEIIFSEVGNANNFK, from the coding sequence ATGAAAATCCTTCGCGTAATACCTTCCATGGACCCAAGGCATGGCGGTCCGAATCAGGGAATCCGAAATTCTATTCCCGCTTTACAGCAGTTGGGTGTTGAAAATGAAGTGGTGTGTATGGACGATCCAAGTGAACCTTTTTTGCAAAACGTATCGTTTGTAATTCATGCTATTGGAAAATCGAAAACGGGTTGGGCATATAACTCTACTTTGTCAAGCTGGTTGAAAAATTATATCGCTGATTACGATGTTGTTATTGTGCATGGGCTATGGCTTTATCATAGTTTTTTAACGATTCGTATCGCCGGAAAGTTAAAAGGCAAAAAGCCTAAGATTTACGTTATGCCGCATGGTATGTTAGATCCTTGGTTTCAAAAAGATAAAAGCAGAAGATTTAAATCATTGCGTAATGAAATATACTGGAATTTAATAGAGAAGCATGTTGTAAACAATGCGGATGGACTCTTTTTTACTTGTGAGCAAGAGTTATTATTGGCGCGTGAAACATTTAAAGGATATAACCCTAAGAAGGAATTGAACGTAGGATATGGAATACAAGCCCCTCCTGAATACATGGAGAAATTCGTTCAAACGGTAGCGGGAAATCCGTATTGGCTTTTTTTGAGTAGGATTCATGAGAAGAAGGGAGTTGATCTACTTATTGGAGCTTATAAACAATTGAAAGAGCGAAATCCTGATATTCCAGACTTGGTTATCGCGGGACCTCTGGAGTCTAGTTACGCAAAAAATATTGTCGGAATGGCAGGTGGAGACAATAAAATTCATTTCCCAGGTTTGTTACAAGGCAATGATAAGTGGGCAGCTTTTTATGGCGCCGAGGTTTTTATTTTACCAAGTCATCAAGAAAACTTTGGTATTGCAGTCGTAGAAGCTTTGGCTTGCGGCGTACCAGTTTTAATTTCAAATCAGGTAAATATTTGGCGTGAAATTGAAAATGGGGGCGGAGGGATTATTGCAGAGGATACGCTAAAAGGTACTTATACAGCAATGGAGAAATGGTTGAACTATTCACTTGCTGAAAAAAACAGGTTTAAACTTTCCGCTAGGGAAGTTTTTTCTGAAAATTTTAGTATTGGAAACGCAGCGAATAAGATGACTGAAATAATTTTTAGTGAGGTAGGAAATGCCAATAATTTTAAGTGA
- a CDS encoding WcaF family extracellular polysaccharide biosynthesis acetyltransferase, whose protein sequence is MPLDDINKDTYTGASFSVRNRLARMLWGIIYIILFKYSPRPFHEWRSFLLRLFGAKVGKGVHVYPGVKIWAPWNIEFGDECGVGGGAILYSQGKIVLGKRSIISQGAYLCTGSHDYTKIGHPLITSPIVVESFAWVAAEAFVHPGVTIGEGCVIGARSVVIKSMPEWTVCAGNPCKVLKARVITDN, encoded by the coding sequence ATGCCATTAGACGATATTAATAAAGATACATATACAGGCGCCTCTTTTTCTGTTAGAAATCGACTAGCGAGGATGTTGTGGGGAATTATTTATATAATTCTTTTTAAATATTCACCCAGGCCATTTCACGAATGGCGATCGTTTCTACTTAGGTTATTTGGTGCTAAAGTCGGAAAGGGTGTTCATGTCTATCCAGGAGTAAAGATTTGGGCTCCTTGGAATATCGAGTTTGGTGACGAATGTGGTGTAGGTGGTGGTGCAATTTTGTACAGTCAGGGGAAAATAGTGTTAGGAAAGCGCAGCATAATCTCTCAAGGCGCTTATCTCTGCACGGGCTCACATGACTATACCAAAATTGGACATCCATTAATAACCTCGCCTATTGTAGTAGAATCTTTTGCTTGGGTTGCTGCTGAAGCTTTTGTTCATCCAGGCGTGACAATTGGTGAAGGTTGTGTGATTGGCGCTCGCTCTGTCGTGATAAAAAGTATGCCCGAATGGACGGTATGTGCAGGAAATCCCTGTAAAGTTTTAAAAGCCCGAGTTATAACTGATAATTAA
- a CDS encoding acyltransferase family protein — protein sequence MVCFHINVGYLSKYADFVYSFHMPAFLLLSGLFLSLNNDLKPWFIKLFRGLVIPYVFFELLYVVCLYVIGRFGINFSNKIDELDISTISKFLFVNPIGAFWYFHTLIICTSIIYFIHKFVKLDLLSRTIIFLIISWCIDNFLISGFRFENSLFFIMGYFFSKSDFTIPPSLLSILAIVLIFFNGDHHRGNVESISTTILIISFLTAFYRYLPSTTFTKTFTYFGRNTLIIVLIHPIFINFFKMFQKFFYEFDNTLIIYSVVNSLLTISLCLLSAYVMDYIGISKVLFGKKIYSKYLA from the coding sequence ATGGTTTGTTTTCATATTAATGTGGGGTACTTGAGTAAATACGCCGATTTTGTGTATTCATTTCATATGCCTGCATTTCTTCTGCTTTCTGGCTTATTTTTAAGTTTAAATAACGACTTGAAGCCATGGTTCATTAAATTATTTCGGGGTTTGGTAATACCATATGTTTTTTTTGAACTTTTATATGTTGTATGTTTATACGTAATAGGTCGTTTCGGCATAAATTTTTCAAATAAGATTGATGAATTGGATATCTCTACAATCTCAAAATTTTTATTTGTAAACCCAATTGGGGCATTTTGGTATTTTCATACCTTAATTATATGCACATCAATAATATATTTTATACACAAGTTTGTAAAATTGGACTTGTTAAGTCGGACAATAATATTCTTGATAATAAGTTGGTGTATTGATAATTTCCTAATTTCTGGATTTCGATTTGAAAATTCCCTGTTTTTCATAATGGGTTATTTCTTTAGTAAATCAGATTTTACTATTCCTCCATCATTACTTTCAATATTGGCAATCGTTTTGATCTTTTTTAATGGTGACCATCATAGAGGAAATGTGGAGTCTATTTCGACAACAATTTTGATAATATCATTCTTAACAGCTTTTTATCGTTATTTACCATCTACTACGTTCACTAAAACCTTTACTTATTTTGGTAGAAATACCTTAATTATAGTCCTAATACATCCTATTTTTATTAACTTTTTTAAAATGTTTCAGAAGTTTTTTTATGAATTTGATAACACTTTAATTATCTATTCGGTTGTAAATTCTTTACTGACAATATCATTATGCCTTCTATCAGCCTACGTAATGGACTACATAGGTATTAGTAAAGTTCTATTTGGGAAAAAAATATACAGTAAATATTTAGCTTAA
- a CDS encoding glycosyltransferase family 2 protein, producing the protein MEISTIILTYNEEKHIERCIKNAQRFSKYVFLVDSFSTDRTKAIAESLGAIVYQNKWENNYARQLNWGLTNLPITTPWVFRLDADEYLSDELISEIHQEFPHIPSTVSGIVMERKMVFLGETIKKGNVQWNMLRLFRYGKGFCEERWMDEHIVLTEGSSVQWKNCFYDDNLNPLGWWIAKHNGYSIREAIDLLDIELNFLPKEISDFSAEMSKDAEEKRSKKKKYANMPLFWRSFIYFIYRYFFKLGFTEGKEGFLWHFLQGWWYRTLVDAKIYEIKKHCGTNPDKIKAFVKENYQIDLG; encoded by the coding sequence ATGGAAATCTCCACAATTATATTAACGTACAATGAAGAGAAACACATCGAAAGATGCATTAAAAATGCGCAGCGTTTTTCCAAATATGTCTTTTTGGTAGATTCCTTTTCAACAGATCGAACCAAAGCGATTGCAGAATCATTGGGGGCAATTGTTTATCAAAACAAATGGGAAAATAATTACGCCCGGCAACTGAATTGGGGTTTGACTAACTTACCGATAACAACCCCTTGGGTATTTCGGTTGGATGCAGACGAGTATCTGTCTGATGAATTAATATCGGAAATACATCAGGAATTTCCGCATATTCCGTCAACTGTTTCGGGGATCGTTATGGAACGAAAAATGGTTTTCTTAGGAGAGACCATTAAGAAAGGAAACGTGCAGTGGAATATGCTTCGTCTTTTTCGCTATGGAAAAGGTTTTTGTGAAGAGCGCTGGATGGATGAGCATATAGTATTGACCGAAGGAAGTTCCGTTCAATGGAAGAATTGCTTTTATGATGATAACCTGAACCCATTGGGCTGGTGGATCGCGAAGCACAATGGCTATAGTATTCGCGAAGCGATTGATCTTCTTGATATTGAGTTAAATTTCCTTCCGAAAGAAATTAGTGACTTTTCTGCCGAGATGTCAAAAGATGCCGAAGAAAAGCGATCGAAGAAAAAGAAGTATGCGAATATGCCGCTTTTTTGGCGGAGTTTTATCTACTTCATCTACCGTTACTTCTTTAAATTAGGATTCACCGAGGGTAAAGAAGGATTTTTGTGGCATTTTTTACAAGGCTGGTGGTATCGTACTCTAGTCGATGCTAAAATATATGAGATAAAAAAGCATTGTGGGACAAATCCAGATAAAATCAAGGCTTTTGTAAAGGAAAATTACCAAATAGATTTAGGTTAA